One genomic window of Centroberyx gerrardi isolate f3 chromosome 15, fCenGer3.hap1.cur.20231027, whole genome shotgun sequence includes the following:
- the hells gene encoding lymphoid-specific helicase, which yields MSCVKEETRSTSPHCPKPDESEEPLGTAMETAAANEAGVKSETVMSDVLITKAMEEEEKQLMEQGEKKEKEMIEKARESWERDSHEMRFKRLQHLLEKSNIYSKFLLTKMEQQQQEEKLRKEKVEKKSKKNTNSTATEKVDKKKRRRDEDYKIADVMSKEEIMSKAKKAKVEEEDVPVAQRKLEAEDIEKMSDSNQDIKSRLSETVRDNAKHLLDPDRKVDGQPVPAQQPRLFTGGIMRWYQIEGIEWLRMLWENGINGILADEMGLGKTIQCIAHTAMMIDKKVMGPFLVVAPLSTLPNWISEFKRFTPEVSVLLYHGPQPERAKLLKQIRRPQGPLNMSPVVVTSFEIAMIDRKVLQRFQWKYLIVDEGHRIKNLNCRLVRELKMLPTDNKLLLTGTPLQNNLAELWSLLNFLLPEVFDDLKSFESWFDIDTIRAEAENVVATEREQNILSMLHQILTPFLLRRLKSDVTLEVPPKKEIIVYAPLTAKQEAFYTAVVNKTINKMLGQEKTEAPVVLTASGRPKRRSRKLVNYSETDGENPHDLEKYLERLQKEQEQSSTPVVDVQSPLNAQINLKLQNILMLLKRCCNHPYLVEYPLDPATQDFKIDEQLVQSSGKFLILDRLLPALKKRGHKVLIFSQMTSILDILMDYCYLRGFQYSRLDGSMSYADRDENMTKFSRDPEVFLFLLSTRAGGLGINLTAADTVIIFDSDWNPQADLQAQDRCHRIGQTKPVVVYRLVTANTIDQKILERASAKRKLEQMVIHKNKFKGGRAELNQAKSCIDLNELMELLKARGTEKEVKGSKGKVISDKDLETLLDRSDLLDKEKMTRKQEKVGVFRVIEAKESSEISLT from the exons GCGCGGGAGTCGTGGGAGAGGGATTCTCACGAGATGCGCTTCAAGAGACTGCAGCATTTGCTTGAGAAGAGCAACATCTACTCTAAATTCCTGCTGACTAAGATGGAGCAACAACAGCAAGAG GAGAAACTCAGGAAGGAGAAAGTTGAAAAGAAGTCAAAGAAG AACACAAACAGTACAGCAACTGAGAAAG TTGACAAAAAGAAGCGGAGGAGGGATGAGGACTACAAGATTGCTGATGTCATGTCTAAAGAA GAAATCATGTCGAAGGCCAAGAAAGCGAAAGTGGAGGAAGAG GACGTGCCGGTGGCCCAGAGGAAGCTGGAGGCCGAGGACATCGAGAAGATGAGCGACTCCAACCAAGACATCAAGAGCCGCCTGTCGGAGACGGTGCGCGACAACGCCAAGCACCTCCTGGACCCCGACCGGAAGGTGGACGGCCAGCCGGTGCCCGCCCAGCAGCCCCGGCTGTTCACCGGCGGCATCATGAGGTGGTACCAGATCGAGGGCATCGAGTGGCTGCGG ATGCTGTGGGAGAACGGCATCAACGGGATCCTGGCGGACGAGATGGGCCTGGGCAAGACCATCCAGTGCATCGCCCACACCGCCATGATGATCGACAAGAAGGTGATGGGCCCCTTCCTGGTGGTGGCCCCCCTCTCCACTCTGCCCAACTGGATCAGCGAATTCAAGCGCTTCACGCCAGAG GTGTCGGTGCTGCTGTACCACGGGCCCCAGCCGGAAAGGGCCAAGCTGCTGAAGCAGATCCGGAGGCCTCAAGGGCCGCTCAACATGAGTCCTGTCGTCGTCACCTCCTTCGAGATCGCCATGATCGACAGAAAGGTCCTGCAG CGGTTCCAGTGGAAGTACCTGATCGTGGACGAAGGCCACAGGATTAAAAACCTGAACTGCCGGCTGGTGCGGGAGCTGAAGATGCTGCCCACCgacaacaagctgctgctgacCGGCACGCCGCTGCAGAACAACCTGGCCGAGCTCTGGTCCCTCCTCAACTTCCTGCTGCCAGAGGTCTTTGATGACCTCAAGAG CTTTGAGTCGTGGTTCGACATCGACACCATCCGTGCCGAGGCTGAGAACGTGGTGGCCACCGAGCGGGAGCAGAACATCCTGAGCATGCTGCACCAG ATTCTGACTCCGTTCCTGCTGAGACGGCTGAAGTCGGACGTGACACTGGAGGTTCCTCCTAAGAAGGAGATCATCGTCTACGCTCCTCTGACGGCCAAGCAGGAGGCCTTTTACACCGCTGTGGTCAACAAGACCATCAACAAGATGCTGGGCCAGGAGAAG ACGGAGGCTCCAGTGGTGCTGACCGCCAGCGGCAGGCCGAAGCGCCGCAGTCGTAAGCTAGTGAACTACAGTGAAACTGACGGAGAAAATCCCCACGACCTGGAGAAATACCTGGAGAGGCTCCAGAAGGAGCAAGAGCAGAG CTCTACTCCAGTCGTAGACGTCCAGAGCCCGCTGAACGCCCAGATCAACCTGAAACTGCAGAACATCCTCATGCTGCTGAAGAGATGCTGCAACCACCCCTACCTTGTCGAGTACCCGCTGGACCCCGCCACACAGGACTTCAAG aTCGATGAACAGTTGGTGCAGAGCTCAGGGAAGTTTCTCATACTGGACCGACTGCTGCCTGCGCTGAAGAAAAGGGGACACAAG GTGCTGATCTTCAGTCAGATGACATCCATCTTGGACATCTTGATGGATTACTGCTATCTGCGTGGGTTCCAGTACAGCCGGCTGGATGGCAGCATGTCCTACGCTGACAGAGACGAAAAC ATGACCAAGTTTTCCAGAGATCCAGAAGTTTTCCTGTTCCTGTTGAGCACCAGAGCAGGAGGACTCGGGATCAACTTGACAGCTGCTGACACCGTTATCATCTTCGACAGCGACTGG AACCCCCAGGCAGACCTGCAGGCTCAGGACCGGTGTCACCGAATCGGACAAACCAAACCGGTGGTGGTGTACCGCCTGGTCACGGCCAACACCATCGACCAGAAGATCCTGGAGAGGGCCTCGGCCAAGAGGAAGCTGGAGCAGATGGTCATCCACAAGA ACAAGTTCAAAGGAGGGAGGGCAGAACTGAACCAGGCTAAAAGTTGCATTGATCTGAACGAGCTGATGGAGCTGCTCAAAGCCAGAGGCACTGAGAA GGAGGTGAAAGGCTCGAAGGGGAAGGTGATCAGCGACAAGGACCTGGAGACCTTACTGGATCGCAGCGACTTGCTGG ACAAGGAAAAAATGACCCGCAAGCAAGAGAAGGTAGGCGTCTTCAGAGTGATCGAAGCCAAAGAGTCGTCCGAGATCAGCTTGACCTGA
- the calhm3 gene encoding calcium homeostasis modulator protein 3: MERLKLVLQYFQSNSESISNGICIILALVSVKLYTSFDFNCPCLPQYNKLYSLGVMIVPPIILFFLGVLVNRHTGVMMDEWMRPIGKRSKNPAVVKYLFSAMLQRALLAPMVWILVTLLDGKIFICAFSMSVDPKPFTGMPNNTGLDVIKLMAKVPCKEDVIFRNSSFRKAVSRYVRCYSQAVGWSILLFLILLGALGRLIKPCFDDHATFLQTRYWSNYLDVEQKLFDETCVLHARDFARKCVVQFFEDIREDAVLHLPHPPFVRCHREEEEDEEEEERLYGITKQEQVDQLLNKWYYCKPELDVTRIAYRPRACVTWEDHDGKTLYSDV; encoded by the exons ATGGAGCGTCTAAAGTTAGTCCTGCAGTACTTTCAGTCCAACTCTGAGTCCATCTCCAACGGGATCTGTATCATACTGGCCTTGGTCAGTGTCAAGCTCTACACCAGTTTTGACTTCAACTGCCCCTGCCTTCCTCAATATAACAAACTCTATTCCCTGGGAGTGATGATCGTCCCGCCCATCATACTGTTCTTCCTGGGGGTCCTGGTGAATCGACATACAGGCGTCATGATGGACGAGTGGATGAGACCCATTGGGAAAAGGTCTAAAAATCCTGCTGTGGTTAA GTATCTGTTCTCTGCCATGCTCCAGAGGGCCCTGTTGGCACCAATGGTGTGGATTCTGGTCACTTTGCTGGATGGAAAAATCTTCATCTGTGCCTTCAGTATGAGCGTAGACCCTAAACCCTTCACAG GTATGCCCAACAATACAGGGCTGGATGTGATCAAACTCATGGCTAAAGTGCCCTGTAAGGAAGACGTCATCTTCAGGAATAGCTCTTTCCGCAAAGCAGTCTCTCGTTACGTCCGCTGCTATTCGCAA GCTGTTGGCTGGTCCATCCTACTCTTCCTGATTCTCCTGGGAGCACTGGGACGCCTCATCAAGCCCTGCTTCGACGACCACGCCACCTTCCTGCAGACGCGCTACTGGAGCAACTACCTGGACGTGGAGCAGAAGCTCTTCGATGAGACCTGCGTCCTGCACGCCCGCGACTTCGCCCGTAAATGCGTGGTGCAGTTCTTCGAAGACATAAGGGAGGACGCCGTACTCCACCTTCCCCACCCGCCCTTCGTCAGGTgccacagggaggaggaggaagatgaggaagaagaggagcgaCTTTACGGGATAACCAAGCAGGAGCAGGTGGATCAGCTGTTGAACAAGTGGTACTACTGTAAACCTGAACTAGACGTGACCAGGATAGCCTACAGACCGAGGGCGTGCGTGACCTGGGAGGACCATGATGGGAAGACCCTCTATTCTGATGTCTAG
- the calhm2.1 gene encoding calcium homeostasis modulator protein 2.1 yields the protein MAAYALVTENFKFVSLFFKSKDVMIFNGLIALGTVASQTMYNVFAFDCPCSSGRNYRYGLAAIGVPALALFLIGIMMNKSTWDLVSECRLRKCRKLSGVAAFALMGTIIGRAAVAPVTWVVISLLQGEAYTCALSEFIDPNTLEGFPSGQGSEVMAKFPCPGSVSTELQGFWAEIERRLKYESQLIGWLLVAGMALMVFLMLCVKRCCSPLGYQQEDYWSQYRSNEQALFQRTAALHARLLAAENVKNFFGFVALEKEEQEQLAEHKSSSPICSTDWNRVTGVYLYREKNGLPLYSRLNKWAQYNLENNIDAMEKEMDVFS from the exons ATGGCTGCTTATGCCCTCGTCACAGAGAACTTTAAGTTTGTCTCCCTCTTCTTCAAGAGCAAAGATGTGATGATCTTCAATGGTCTGATCGCTCTGGGCACTGTGGCCAGCCAGACCATGTACAATGTTTTTGCCTTTGATTGCCCGTGCTCCTCTGGGAGGAACTACCGCTACGGCCTGGCCGCCATTGGCGTTCCTGCGTTGGCATTGTTCCTCATAGGAATAATGATGAACAAGAGCACCTGGGACCTGGTGTCCGAATGCCGCCTCAGAAAGTGCCGGAAGCTGTCGGGGGTCGCGGCCTTTGCGCTGATGGGGACCATCATCGGTCGGGCCGCAGTCGCACCGGTAACGTGGGTGGTCATCTCTCTGCTGCAAGGCGAGGCCTACACATGTGCCCTCAGTGAGTTTATTGACCCCAATACCTTGGAGGGCTTCCCATCAGGTCAGGGTTCGGAGGTCATGGCGAAGTTCCCTTGTCCAGGAAGCGTTTCGACGGAGCTGCAGGGCTTCTGGGCGGAAATTGAGCGACGACTGAAGTATGAATCTCAG CTGATCGGCTGGCTACTGGTGGCGGGAATGGCCCTGATGGTGTTCCTAATGCTGTGTGTGAAGCGCTGCTGCTCTCCCCTCGGATACCAGCAGGAGGACTACTGGTCCCAGTACCGCTCCAACGAACAGGCCCTCTTTCAACGCACGGCCGCGCTCCACGCCCGCCTCCTGGCCGCCGAGAACGTCAAGAACTTCTTCGGCTTTGTGGcgttggagaaggaggagcaggagcagctcGCAGAGCACAAGAGCTCCAGTCCCATCTGCAGCACCGACTGGAACCGGGTAACTGGTGTCTACCTCTATCGAGAGAAGAATGGACTGCCCCTGTACAGCAGGCTCAACAAGTGGGCCCAGTACAACCTGGAGAATAACATTGACGCcatggagaaagagatggacgTGTTCAGCTGA